The region ACAGCACACCGAAATTACCGCAATGGTAAAACTGTATACCAAATTGAATTTTTTTCGTGACGGGCGTAGTGTGATGTTGACGACCGATCCGTACCGGCGAATTTTATGGGATTCGCGTCTGCTGGGAGATTTCATGCCGAATTCACGACTTGACGAGCTGGAGCGCAGTGGGGAGGAGCTGGCCGTCGCCCGCAGTTCGCTTGCCGAACGCGCGGCCGAACGTTTGCGCGAGTGGATTCTGCTGGGGAAGCTACCGCCGGGACAGATCCTGTCCGAGCGAGAATTGTCGGAACGACTGCAAGTCTCACGCACACCCTTGCGCGAGGCAATCCGGTTGGTCGCCAATGAAGAGCTGATCGAAATGCAGCCGAACCGCCGGCCGCGGGTGGCCGATCCGCCCCTGGAGCGGCTTCGCGACCTGTTCGAGGTGCAGGCGGCGCTGGAATCGCTGGCGGGACGCCTTTTCGTGGAACGCGCCAGCGATGAGGCGCTTGCGACAGTGATAGAGATACAGCGACGCCTTCAGGAAACCTCGAATGCCCCGGACGTGCTGGAGTTCTTCAAGCTCGACATGGCCTTTCACCGTGCCATCGTCGAGGGCGCCGGCAATTCCGCACTTGCGGAAACGCATCGACAATACAATGCGGCGCTGTTTCGTGCTCGCTTCATGTCATCACGGCAGATGCGTTGGCGCGATGTGACGATGGCCCAGCATGACGCAATCGTGGAAGCTCTGATTGCCCGCGACGCCCAGGCCGCGGACATGGCGCTCACCGCACATCTGCAGCGCGGCAAGGCCAACGTGGCAACCCTCCTGTCCGAAC is a window of Sinorhizobium sp. BG8 DNA encoding:
- a CDS encoding GntR family transcriptional regulator — translated: MPNSRLDELERSGEELAVARSSLAERAAERLREWILLGKLPPGQILSERELSERLQVSRTPLREAIRLVANEELIEMQPNRRPRVADPPLERLRDLFEVQAALESLAGRLFVERASDEALATVIEIQRRLQETSNAPDVLEFFKLDMAFHRAIVEGAGNSALAETHRQYNAALFRARFMSSRQMRWRDVTMAQHDAIVEALIARDAQAADMALTAHLQRGKANVATLLSELASEPKQKRKQKP